A genome region from Arachis duranensis cultivar V14167 chromosome 8, aradu.V14167.gnm2.J7QH, whole genome shotgun sequence includes the following:
- the LOC107462233 gene encoding probable aminotransferase TAT2 isoform X7 yields MEKWKFQGNQGLKSSAVSVRGVFNVLMQSISKEKEVVHLCRVDPTDNPLFSVDPVAAHAVSTAVHSGNFNCYPPTFGLPQARRAIGEYLSRDLPNKLSAEDIYVTDGATQAIDIILPVFATPGANIILPRPGYPQYETRAALCGLEVRHFDLLPNSSWEVDIDSLEALADDKTMAMVLISPSNPCGNVFTYQHLKRVAETARKLGMFVISDEVYAHIAFGCNPFVPMGVFSSIVPVITLGSISKRWIIPGWRFGWIATCDPHGIFQKTGIAANIESYMEITNDPPTFMQAAIPEILERTNDEFYSKNLDITREAANALYERFKEIPSLICPHKPDGAMAVMVQINLSQIEGIADDVDFCVKLAKEESLLILPGVIVGLKNWLRVSFGLERSAIEEGLNRLKAFCLRHAKMSQQISA; encoded by the exons ATGGAGAAGTGGAAGTTCCAAGGGAACCAAGGGCTGAAGAGTTCCGCGGTTTCAGTGAGAGGCGTGTTCAACGTGCTCATGCAGAGCATCAGTAAGGAGaaagag gtggttcatcttTGTCGTGTTGACCCTACGGATAACCCTTTGTTTAGTGTAGATCCTGTGGCTGCTCATGCTGTCTCTACCGCCGTTCACTCTGGCAACTTCAACTGTTACCCTCCCACCTTTGGCCTACCTCAAGCTAGAAG GGCTATTGGAGAATATCTGTCTAGAGATCTTCCAAACAAGCTATCAGCAGAAGATATATATGTTACAGATGGTGCCACACAAGCCATAGATATAATCTTACCAGTATTTGCAACTCCAGGGGCTAACATTATCCTTCCAAGACCAGGCTATCCTCAATATGAAACTCGTGCTGCTTTGTGCGGCCTTGAAGTCCGCCACTTTGATCTCTTGCCTAACAGTTCTTGGGAGGTAGACATTGATTCCCTTGAAGCTCTAGCAGATGACAAAACTATGGCCATGGTTCTCATTAGTCCTAGCAATCCTTGTGGGAATGTCTTCACCTACCAACATTTAAAGAGG GTTGCAGAGACTGCAAGGAAACTGGGGATGTTTGTAATATCTGATGAAGTTTATGCCCACATAGCTTTTGGGTGCAATCCATTTGTGCCTATGGGAGTATTTTCGTCAATAGTTCCCGTGATTACACTAGGCTCTATATCTAAAAGATGGATTATTCCTGGTTGGAGATTTGGTTGGATAGCCACTTGTGATCCCCATGGAATTTTCCAAAAAACGGGG aTTGCGGCAAATATCGAGAGCTATATGGAGATTACTAATGACCCTCCAACTTTCATGCAG GCAGCAATTCCTGAAATACTTGAGAGAACAAACGatgaattttattcaaaaaatctTGATATAACGAGGGAGGCTGCAAACGCACTCTATGAAAGATTTAAGGAGATCCCTTCCTTGATATGTCCTCATAAACCCGATGGAGCCATGGCTGTGATG GTGCAGATAAACTTGTCACAAATTGAGGGCATTGCTGATGATGTGGACTTCTGTGTCAAGCTGGCCAAAGAGGAATCACTACTTATTCTTCCTG gtgTTATTGTTGGACTGAAGAACTGGCTTCGGGTTAGTTTCGGTTTGGAGCGTTCTGCAATTGAAGAAGGCCTTAACAGGTTAAAAGCATTCTGCCTTAGGCATGCCAAGATGTCTCAGCAAATTAGTGCGTGA
- the LOC107462233 gene encoding nicotianamine aminotransferase 1 isoform X8, with protein MEKWKFQGNQGLKSSAVSVRGVFNVLMQSINPVAAHAVSTAAHSGNFNGYPPTFGLPQARRAIAEYLSRDLPNKLSAEDVYVTVGATQAIEIILPSVFATPGANILLPRPGFPQYETRAALCGLEVRHFDLLPNSSWEVDIDSLEALADDKTMAMVLISPSNPCGNVFTYQHLKRVAETARKLGIFVISDEVYAHIAFGSNPFVPMGVFSSIVPVITLGSISKRWIIPGWRFGWIATCDPHGIFQKTGIAANIERNMEITSDPPTFMQAAIPEILERTNDEFYSKNLDITREAANALYERFKEIPSLICPHKPDGAMAVMVQINLSQIEGIADDVDFCVKLAKEESLLILPGVIVGLKNWLRVSFGLERSAIEEGLSRLKAFCLRHAKMSQQISA; from the exons ATGGAGAAGTGGAAGTTCCAAGGGAACCAAGGGCTGAAGAGTTCCGCGGTTTCAGTGAGAGGCGTGTTCAACGTGCTCATGCAGAGCATCA ATCCTGTGGCTGCTCATGCTGTCTCTACCGCTGCTCACTCTGGCAACTTCAACGGTTACCCTCCCACCTTTGGCCTACCTCAAGCTAGAAG GGCTATTGCAGAATATCTGTCTAGAGATCTTCCAAACAAGCTGTCAGCAGAAGATGTATATGTTACAGTTGGTGCCACACAAGCCATAGAAATAATCTTACCATCAGTGTTTGCAACTCCAGGGGCTAACATTCTCCTTCCAAGACCAGGCTTCCCTCAATATGAAACTCGTGCTGCTTTGTGCGGCCTTGAAGTCCGCCACTTTGATCTCTTGCCTAACAGTTCTTGGGAGGTAGACATTGATTCCCTTGAAGCTCTAGCAGATGACAAAACTATGGCCATGGTTCTCATTAGTCCTAGCAATCCTTGTGGGAATGTCTTCACCTACCAACATTTAAAGAGG GTTGCAGAGACTGCAAggaaactggggatctttgtAATATCTGATGAAGTTTATGCCCACATAGCTTTTGGGAGCAATCCATTTGTGCCTATGGGAGTATTTTCGTCAATAGTTCCCGTGATTACACTCGGCTCTATATCTAAAAGATGGATTATTCCTGGTTGGAGATTTGGTTGGATAGCCACTTGTGATCCCCATGGAATTTTCCAAAAAACGGGG ATTGCGGCGAATATCGAGAGAAATATGGAGATTACTAGTGACCCTCCAACTTTCATGCAG GCAGCAATTCCTGAAATACTTGAGAGAACAAACGatgaattttattcaaaaaatctTGATATAACGAGGGAGGCTGCAAACGCACTCTATGAAAGATTTAAGGAGATCCCTTCCTTGATATGTCCTCATAAACCCGATGGAGCCATGGCTGTGATG GTGCAGATAAACTTGTCACAAATTGAGGGCATTGCTGATGATGTGGACTTCTGTGTCAAGCTGGCCAAAGAGGAATCACTACTTATTCTTCCTG gtgTTATTGTTGGACTGAAGAACTGGCTTCGGGTTAGTTTCGGTTTGGAGCGTTCTGCAATTGAAGAAGGCCTTAGCAGGTTAAAAGCATTCTGCCTTAGACATGCCAAGATGTCTCAGCAAATTAGTGCGTGA
- the LOC107462233 gene encoding probable aminotransferase TAT2 isoform X12 encodes MEKWKFQGNQGLKSSAVSVRGVFNVLMQSISKEKEVVHLCRVDPTDNPLFSADPVAAHAVSTAAHSGNFNGYPPTFGLPQARRAIAEYLSRDLPNKLSAEDVYVTVGATQAIEIILPSVFATPGANILLPRPGFPQYETRAALCGLEVRHFDLLPNSSWEVDIDSLEALADDKTMAMVLISPSNPCGNVFTYQHLKRVAETARKLGIFVISDEVYAHIAFGSNPFVPMGVFSSIVPVITLGSISKRWIIPGWRFGWIATCDPHGIFQKTGIAANIERNMEITSDPPTFMQVQINLSQIEGIADDVDFCVKLAKEESLLILPGVIVGLKNWLRVSFGLERSAIEEGLNRLKAFCLRHAKMSQQISA; translated from the exons ATGGAGAAGTGGAAGTTCCAAGGGAACCAAGGGCTGAAGAGTTCCGCGGTTTCAGTGAGAGGCGTGTTCAACGTGCTCATGCAGAGCATCAGTAAGGAGaaagaggtggttcatcttTGTCGTGTTGATCCTACGGATAACCCTTTGTTTAGTGCAGATCCTGTGGCTGCTCATGCTGTCTCTACCGCTGCTCACTCTGGCAACTTCAACGGTTACCCTCCCACCTTTGGCCTACCTCAAGCTAGAAG GGCTATTGCAGAATATCTGTCTAGAGATCTTCCAAACAAGCTGTCAGCAGAAGATGTATATGTTACAGTTGGTGCCACACAAGCCATAGAAATAATCTTACCATCAGTGTTTGCAACTCCAGGGGCTAACATTCTCCTTCCAAGACCAGGCTTCCCTCAATATGAAACTCGTGCTGCTTTGTGCGGCCTTGAAGTCCGCCACTTTGATCTCTTGCCTAACAGTTCTTGGGAGGTAGACATTGATTCCCTTGAAGCTCTAGCAGATGACAAAACTATGGCCATGGTTCTCATTAGTCCTAGCAATCCTTGTGGGAATGTCTTCACCTACCAACATTTAAAGAGG GTTGCAGAGACTGCAAggaaactggggatctttgtAATATCTGATGAAGTTTATGCCCACATAGCTTTTGGGAGCAATCCATTTGTGCCTATGGGAGTATTTTCGTCAATAGTTCCCGTGATTACACTCGGCTCTATATCTAAAAGATGGATTATTCCTGGTTGGAGATTTGGTTGGATAGCCACTTGTGATCCCCATGGAATTTTCCAAAAAACGGGG ATTGCGGCGAATATCGAGAGAAATATGGAGATTACTAGTGACCCTCCAACTTTCATGCAG GTGCAGATAAACTTGTCACAAATTGAGGGCATTGCTGATGATGTGGACTTCTGTGTCAAGCTGGCCAAAGAGGAATCACTACTTATTCTTCCTG gtgTTATTGTTGGACTGAAGAACTGGCTTCGGGTTAGTTTCGGTTTGGAGCGTTCTGCAATTGAAGAAGGCCTTAACAGGTTAAAAGCATTCTGCCTTAGGCATGCCAAGATGTCTCAGCAAATTAGTGCGTGA
- the LOC107462233 gene encoding probable aminotransferase TAT2 isoform X14 → MEKWKFQGNQGLKSSAVSVRGVFNVLMQSISKEKEVVHLCRVDPTDNPLFSADPVAAHAVSTAAHSGNFNGYPPTFGLPQARRAIAEYLSRDLPNKLSAEDVYVTVGATQAIEIILPSVFATPGANILLPRPGFPQYETRAALCGLEVRHFDLLPNSSWEVDIDSLEALADDKTMAMVLISPSNPCGNVFTYQHLKRVAETARKLGMFVISDEVYAHIAFGCNPFVPMGVFSSIVPVITLGSISKRWIIPGWRFGWIATCDPHGIFQKTGIAANIESYMEITNDPPTFMQVQINLSQIEGIADDVDFCVKLAKEESLLILPGVIVGLKNWLRVSFGLERSAIEEGLNRLKAFCLRHAKMSQQISA, encoded by the exons ATGGAGAAGTGGAAGTTCCAAGGGAACCAAGGGCTGAAGAGTTCCGCGGTTTCAGTGAGAGGCGTGTTCAACGTGCTCATGCAGAGCATCAGTAAGGAGaaagaggtggttcatcttTGTCGTGTTGATCCTACGGATAACCCTTTGTTTAGTGCAGATCCTGTGGCTGCTCATGCTGTCTCTACCGCTGCTCACTCTGGCAACTTCAACGGTTACCCTCCCACCTTTGGCCTACCTCAAGCTAGAAG GGCTATTGCAGAATATCTGTCTAGAGATCTTCCAAACAAGCTGTCAGCAGAAGATGTATATGTTACAGTTGGTGCCACACAAGCCATAGAAATAATCTTACCATCAGTGTTTGCAACTCCAGGGGCTAACATTCTCCTTCCAAGACCAGGCTTCCCTCAATATGAAACTCGTGCTGCTTTGTGCGGCCTTGAAGTCCGCCACTTTGATCTCTTGCCTAACAGTTCTTGGGAGGTAGACATTGATTCCCTTGAAGCTCTAGCAGATGACAAAACTATGGCCATGGTTCTCATTAGTCCTAGCAATCCTTGTGGGAATGTCTTCACCTACCAACATTTAAAGAGG GTTGCAGAGACTGCAAGGAAACTGGGGATGTTTGTAATATCTGATGAAGTTTATGCCCACATAGCTTTTGGGTGCAATCCATTTGTGCCTATGGGAGTATTTTCGTCAATAGTTCCCGTGATTACACTAGGCTCTATATCTAAAAGATGGATTATTCCTGGTTGGAGATTTGGTTGGATAGCCACTTGTGATCCCCATGGAATTTTCCAAAAAACGGGG aTTGCGGCAAATATCGAGAGCTATATGGAGATTACTAATGACCCTCCAACTTTCATGCAG GTGCAGATAAACTTGTCACAAATTGAGGGCATTGCTGATGATGTGGACTTCTGTGTCAAGCTGGCCAAAGAGGAATCACTACTTATTCTTCCTG gtgTTATTGTTGGACTGAAGAACTGGCTTCGGGTTAGTTTCGGTTTGGAGCGTTCTGCAATTGAAGAAGGCCTTAACAGGTTAAAAGCATTCTGCCTTAGGCATGCCAAGATGTCTCAGCAAATTAGTGCGTGA